The following is a genomic window from Sphingobacterium spiritivorum.
CCGCTACATATTGTTTTATAATGGATGTATTCATTTTTTACTTTATTATTAGGGTTTGAAAAACGGGTATTATTAAAAACTGTTCATTGGTAAATATTGCTGAGAAAGCTTTCATAAGTTTTCTACAGTTCGCTTATAGATCAATAGCTTATCTAACCTGCACAGGGAAAACAAGACTATCCTGAGATACAACATTTCCATCCTTTAGCAATTTTGCTTTGATAAGCCATTCGCCAGGCATAGAAAGCTGAACAGTTCCCTGGTAATGTCCCTCTCCTGTTCCTTCGGCATTCTTATTTCCGGAAGAGCCGTGTCCCATAGCCGGCATAAAAGGCTCTAAGGCAATGCTGTAACCGTCCAGTTCCGATAAATGATCTTTATCGGTATTATGAAGTACAAACTGGATCGGGTTGTTTCCCGTCTCTACTTCTGCAGGCAGCAGGCAGGAAATAGATACACGCCCGTCATCTTTGGTACCAGTAGCTAAAGT
Proteins encoded in this region:
- a CDS encoding FixH family protein, translating into MIKNNRKTGLLAMICLLLTLTYSCGDTTKSNNLRSANKPDTVNQTIDLSNVREAKYARTLATGTKDDGRVSISCLLPAEVETGNNPIQFVLHNTDKDHLSELDGYSIALEPFMPAMGHGSSGNKNAEGTGEGHYQGTVQLSMPGEWLIKAKLLKDGNVVSQDSLVFPVQVR